The Natribaculum luteum genome contains the following window.
GGGTCCGCGGGGAGGCGAGCGAGGCCGGGCGGTTCCACGCGGCGATCGCCGACGAGATCGCCACGACCGGGGAGCCGATCGACCCCCCGGCGGTCGTCTGCTCTGGCGGTGAAACGACGGTGACGGTCCGCGGCGACGGTACCGGCGGTCCGAACCAGGAGTTCGCGCTGGCGGCCGCCCTCGAGTTCGCCGACGCCGGGACGGACGCCGTCTGCGCGAGCGTCGACACCGACGGAATCGACGGCCCGACCGACGCCTGCGGCGCGATCGTCGACGGGGGGACCGTCGCCGACGGCGAGGACGCCGCGAGACGGGCGCTCGCGGAAAACGACGTCTACGGACTCCTCGAGGATCGAGGGGCGTTACTCGAGACGGGCTATACGGGGACGAACGTGAACGACCTTCGCGTGCTCGTGGTCGACGGTCGCTGAGAGGAGAGTCGTTCGATCGAGTCGGCCGCTACCGGAGACACGCGACACGCAGTGACGACTAGCGCAGGCACGCGGCGACGACCTCGAGCATCTCCTCGCCGCGCACTTCGTCCGCGAAAAGCGGGACGCGCCGGACGTCGTTGCCACGGAAGAGATCCTGGGCCTCCATGAGCGCCTTCTGCTGGACGTCCCAGCGGCGCTGGCAGAACTCGCATTCCTCGAGGTTCGGGCTGAGGAAGTCGCCGTCGACGTCGTCGGTGACGTCGGCGAGTGGCTCCATCACCTGGTTGACGACGATCGTGTCGACGGGGATCTCGAACTCGGCGAGTTGCTGGTGGAGTCGTCGCGACTCGACGACGCTCATCTCCTCGGGGATCATGACGATCCGGAAGTCGGTCCGCCCGGGATCTCGCAGCGCCGCTCGGAGGCGTTCGATCCGCTCGCGCATCTCCTCGAGGTCCTCGAGGTCCTGACCCTCCTCCATCTCGCCGCCGCCGAACATTCCCTTGACGCCGTCGATCATGCCGCCGATGCGCTGGCGGAAAGTGATCAGTCGGCCCATCATCGTGTCCATGACCTCGGGCAGTTGCAGCAGGCGGAGGGTGTGGCCCGTCGGCGCCGTGTCGACGACCACGCGCTCGAACCGGTCGTCGTCCATGTACTCGAGGAGCGTCTGCATCGCCACCGCTTCGTCCGAGCCGGGCATCGCGCCGCCGAACATCGCATCCATCGGCGACTCCTCGCCGAGCATATCACCCAGGCCACCGAGCGCGCCACCCTCCGCGGCGAAGGCGGCCTGGCCTTCCTCGAGTGCTGCGTCGGGGTCGATCTCTGCGGCGTACAGCGGGACGTCCTCGCGGATCCGCTCCGGGCGGGCCGGAACGTCGGTCTCGAACGTGTCGGACAGCGAGTGGGCGGGGTCGGTCGAGACGACGAGCGTGCGCACGCCTCGCTGGGCGCTGTCGAGAGCGGTCGCCGCAGCCATCGTCGTCTTTCCGACGCCGCCTTTGCCGCCGTAGAGGACGTAGTCGGGCCCCTCGACCGGTTTGTCGGAGGGCTCGACGTCGATCGTCTGGCGCTCCGTCTCGTCGTCGACGGAGTCGGTCGGCGTCACCTCGATGCTGTGGTCGTCCGTCTCCGCGTCGGCCTCGTCGACCGGTTCGACGTCGAGTCCACTCATGCAAGCAGGTAGCCGACCCGTCCACCTGTATTCGTCGGTCTCACTCGTTTCGCGTCTGCCTGCTTTGATATGTGTATAT
Protein-coding sequences here:
- a CDS encoding ArsA family ATPase, whose product is MSGLDVEPVDEADAETDDHSIEVTPTDSVDDETERQTIDVEPSDKPVEGPDYVLYGGKGGVGKTTMAAATALDSAQRGVRTLVVSTDPAHSLSDTFETDVPARPERIREDVPLYAAEIDPDAALEEGQAAFAAEGGALGGLGDMLGEESPMDAMFGGAMPGSDEAVAMQTLLEYMDDDRFERVVVDTAPTGHTLRLLQLPEVMDTMMGRLITFRQRIGGMIDGVKGMFGGGEMEEGQDLEDLEEMRERIERLRAALRDPGRTDFRIVMIPEEMSVVESRRLHQQLAEFEIPVDTIVVNQVMEPLADVTDDVDGDFLSPNLEECEFCQRRWDVQQKALMEAQDLFRGNDVRRVPLFADEVRGEEMLEVVAACLR